GAAAACAGTGCTTATAGGCAATCTTCGTATGGCATGTAATTGTAATGGTACTGAAAGTGTTCTATCACGCTGGATGGTAAACTCCCTATACGTATCCCTCGCGCTGTCGACAGCGGTGCGAATAGGAAATATGTTGTATAAATAAAAATTAAGTGGTTTACGCTCTTATTTATGATACTTATACGTAGCTGCATGCTGGCTATAAAGGGAAAAGATGGTAAATTCAACCGGAAATGCTGTTTCTTGTGCCACACTGTTCCCGTGCGGCTTAGCCAAGCCCCCGGAGAAGGCCGGCTTTTTCCGCCTGTACAGAAGCTGGCAAGCAGTGCTAAACCATGCGCAGGAATAGAAATACAGTGATTCTGACACTTTTAGCCGGGCTTAAATGCGCGCTATATTGCCATGAGGGCACGTGAAAAATGAAAGCACTAAGTAGAATATCTTTCAGATTTTTAAAACGCTTCTTCCTTTTAGTGATGATGGGTATGGGCGTGCCTTCTGCCATGGCCGAAACTTATTACATTAGCCCGCAGGGCAACGATGGCGCCAACTCAGGTACTAGTCTGGAGCAGCCCTGGCAAACAATAACTAAGGTAAACGCCACCCGCTTTGCCCCCGGTGATACTATACTTTTTAAGGGCGGCGCCACCTTCCAGGGAAGTATTCAGTTTCTACCCGGTGCGGGGGGCACCGCCGACAAACCCATTGTTTTGAGCTCCTACGGCACGGGTAAAGCAATTATCAGTAGCGGCACGCTTCCCGGACTCAAAGTATACAATGCCGCTGGCTTTAAGGTGGTGAACCTGATTTTCGAGGGCTCCGGGCAGTGGAAAGATGCGCAAAGCCATGGCATTGATTTTTACATGGACCTGCCCAACAACACGCGCCTTGATTTTATAGCAATAGACAGTGTGGAGGTATCCGGCTACCGCTTAACGGGCATCTCCGTGGGCAGCTGGAAAGGAGCGAGTGGGTACGACAACATCTCTATCACCAACAGCAGCGTGCACGATAACGGCGATGCAGGAATCGCCACCTATGCCGAAGCCACCCTTGGCCACCGCAATCTGTATGTGGGCTACAACAAAGTATACAACAACTCCGGGCTGCCGGAGAAAACCGACTTGCACAGTGGCAACGGCATCCTGGTGGGCGGTGTTGATGGTGCCGTGGTGGAATTCTGCGAAGCCTACAACAACGGCTGGCTTAACGCCTGGACCACCGGTGGCCCTGTCGGCATCTGGGGCTACCACTGCAACAACCTGGTCATCCAGTACAATGAGTCGCACCACAACAAGACGGGCACCACCAAAGACGGGGGCGGCTTTGATATTGACGGCGGCTGCACCGACTGCACCATGCAGTACAACTACTCCCACGATAACGAAGGAGCGGGCTACCTGGTGGCGCAGTATGTAAACGCTCCTCCCATGAAAGGCGTTACCATCCGCTACAACATCAGCGAAAACGACGGTCGCAGCAACGGCTATGGCGCCATTCACCTCTGGTCGTCAGGGGCGAACGGGGGCATCCAGGACCTGCACATCTACAACAACACCGTATACCTTAGCCCGGCAGAAAGTGGCGATCCCAAAGCCCTTTATGTGCAGGAGGGTGGCAAAACAGTCGCGTATATCCGCAACAACATATTCCAGACAACTGGAGGGCTGGAGGTGGTGCAGGCACAGCAAACATCAGACTTGCGGCTGGAGGGAAATAACTACTGGGCAGGCGAGGGCAACCTGAAAATTAACTGGAACGGCTCCACCTACACGTCCCTTACGGATTGGCGGGCGGCGACAGGGCAGGAAATGCTGCCCGACTCAGCGGTAGGCCTGACGGTTGCGCCCCTTCTGAAAAAGCCGGGGCAGGGAATTATACTTGCCGATCCCCGCAAACTGCACACCCTGACTGGATATGAGCTTCAGGATACCTCGTGGTTGATCGGCAAAGGACTGGACCTGCAGAAGCTTTACAGCATAGCGGTTGGTCCTGTTGATTTCTTTGGAAATGACCTCACCAGCCGGAAAGCCTTCAGCATAGGCGCACACCAGCCTGAGGTAGTTCCGCTGCCGGTTACCTTTGTCTCTTTCCGGGTGTACAGGAAGGGCAATCGGGTGGAGCTGGCATGGGAAACGGCGACGGAGCAAAACAATAAGGGCTTTGAAGTTGAGGTGTCGGAGGATGGACAGCAGTTCCGCCCGATTGGCTTTGTTCCGAGTAAAAGTCCCGATTCGCAGGTCAGGCAGGCGTATAACTTCACACATGCCAACCCAGGTAAAAAAGGCACCCGCTATTACCGCCTGAAACAGCTTGACTTAGACGACACCACTGCCTATTCCACCGTCTGCGTCGTGGAAGTAAGAGCCGAAGGCAATGGTATGATCATCTATCCTAATCCTTTCGAGCAAGATTTTTTACTCCAAATATATTCCGACGAAAATCAAAAGCTGCACCTGGCGCTATCTGGCATGAAGGGCAGGAAATTGCTTGAGCAAACCCTGCAGCTGCAGGAGGGTAACAATTTTATCCGCATCGCCCCCGCAAATCTGAAGGAGGGAACCCTATTCCTGCTGTCAGCCACCTTTGGCGGCGAAACACACCAGGTAAAAATGTTTAAGCGCTGAGGGTGAAAGTAATTTACAAGAGGCAAGGCCTTTTATACTTGACACTCCATACTTCCCATAGTCGGACTAAGTATCTCGACTTCACAAATTTGTTCTTCCGCCAGTATACCGCACTTTAAGGCCACACCATCCTGATGCAGGTAAGCCTTAGCAAAGCTCTTAGGAATAATCGCGTGTGCGAAAAGAGCCGATGAAGTGAAAGCAAATTTATACTTCTGAAGCGAGCGTATTTCCCAGCCCGCTGGCATTGCTTACGAAGCTACCATATCCGAAGTATGCGGTAGCTCCTGCTTCACCGGATTTAAAGTTTTAATCACACGTGCCGGATTGCCAACGGCAATGGAGTTGTCGGGAATGTCTTTTACCACTACTGATCCGGCGCCTATGCGCACGTTGTTACCGATATGAATACCACCGATGATGCATACATTGGAGCCCACTTCCACGTTGTTGCCGATGATGGGAGAATCAGAGTAGGAACCATCTTCCTTGCGAATGTTACCCACAGTGGTGGAGTGCCTGAAAAAACAGTTATCGCCAATCACCGCACAACCGTTTACCACCAGCGCATGGCCGTGGCCGAGGTAGAAATTTTTCCCGACCGTAGTCCAGTGAGGCAGCTCAATGCACATAAACCACTCCACCACGATCTTGTAGAACACGAGGTAAGGAAGCCACAGAATACGAAAGAACTTATTTTTGGAGGCGGGATGGCCCAAGCGGAAAAGCAGCAGCACGAGCTGGCCTTTGATATTTCCTTTGTTGGCGTTCCAATCCTGAAAAAGGTATGACAGCATGTAAATTCTAAAATTAAGGGTGTTAGTCGTAAGAATATGCTTTACGATATATAATTGATATAGATCAGCTGTTTTTTCTAAAATATTTGTTCCGTTTATCTGCTTTTTCAAGAATCGCACGAAGTTAACAAGCAGCGCCCTTACGACTTTACCTCCCCACCTGTTTTTATACCTTGTAGCAACCGGTAAGTAAAACGCGCAGCCGTAGGAGCGTAAAAATTGGCTGTCACCGTAGTTGCCACCTCAAGCTTATCCTTTTACCCGCTTCTTCCCGTACATGGGTTTATGAAAGAAAAAATAGGCGAACTCAGCATCCTATCCATCGACATCGGGGGCTCCAGCATCAAGGGAACCGTACTCAGCCAGACCGGCGATTTATTAACTGGCTATATCAAAACTCCCACACCCACACCGGCCTCACCAGAGAAAGTGCAGGCTGCCATTGTGCACCTGGTAAAGGATTTCCCCCCTTTTGATCGGGTTTCCGTGGGCTTTCCGGGCTATGTGCGGGAGGGCACCGTGACGACAGCGCCAAACCTGGGAACAGCATCGTGGCACGGTGTTAACCTTAGCCAGGAACTTGGGGAAAAGCTGCAAAGTCCGGTTAGGGTAGTAAACGACGCGGACCTGCAGGGCCTGGGTGTGGTGCAGGGAAAGGGCTTTGAAATAGTCATTACACTGGGTACAGGTTTCGGCACGGCCTTGCTGCACAACGGGTTTCTGCTGCCGCACCTCGAACTGGCGCACCACCCGGTTACCAAGAACAAAGACTACGACCAGTATATCGGCGACAAGGCACTGGATAAGATAGGCGTGGAGAGGTGGAACGAACGAATGAAGCGGGTGCTGCACATTCTGCTAACCGTCTTCAACTACGACCATCTCTACATCAGCGGGGGCAATGCGCGACTGCTCAATTTCCCGCTGGACGACAACATCACGATTGTTTCGAACAAAGAAGGAATTGAGGGAGGCGCCATGCTTTGGAAAGATGAGTTTATAGTTGCCAGCACCTGATCTATACCAATTCTCCTTACAACACATCATTCTCACCCTCCTCGCGTACCACTTAGAAGGGCTCCGCTAAGGCGCTGCATGTATAAAGCTAAGCAGGAAAGAATTATGCGTACAGAAAATCAGACGCTGGAACAGGAAGGAATTAACACGGTACGGGTTTTAACGGCAGATGCGGTGCAAAAAGCCAACTCGGGTCATCCCGGTATGCCTATGGGGGCAGCCCCGATGGCGCATGTGCTCTGGACGGAGGCCATGCACTACAACCCGCAAAATCCCGATTGGGCGAACCGCGACCGGTTCATTCTTTCTGCCGGCCATGGCAGTTTGCTGCAGTATTGTTTTCTATACTTAACCGGTTACAACCTGTCGCTGGACGATTTAAAAGATTTCCGGCAGTTGCACAGCAAAACCCCCGGGCACCCGGAGTCGGGCATCACGCCTGGCATCGAAATTACCACAGGCCCGCTCGGGCAGGGCTTTGCCAACGGCGTGGGCTTTGCCATTGCGCAACGGCACCTGGCTGCCCGCTACAACAAGCCTGATTTTACGCTGTTCGATTATAAAATCTATGCCATCTGCAGCGACGGCGACCTGATGGAAGGCGTTACGGCGGAAGCAGCCTCGCTGGCCGGACACCTGCAGCTCGGCAACCTCATTTACCTCTACGACGACAACAACATCTCCATTGAGGGAAGCACGGGGCTTGCCTTCAGCGAAGACGTTGGCAAACGCTTTGAAGCTTACCAATGGCATGTGCAGGTGGTGGAGGACGGTAACAACCTGGAGGCACTAGCGCAGGCAATACAGCAGGCACAGGAAGAAACACAGCGCCCGTCGCTCATTAAAGTGCGGACGCAGATTGGGTTTGGCAGCCCCAACAAAGTAGACAAAGCCAGCGCACACGGCTCTCCCTTGGGTGAGGACGAAGTGAAACTGGTGAAAGAGAACCTGGGGTTTGATCCAAGTAAATCCTTTGAGGTGTCGGAGGAGGTACTGCAGTACTATCGGGAGATTGGGGCAAAAGGCACCGCTAAAGAGCAGGAGTGGAATGAGCTGTACCAGGCATACAAACAACAGTACCCGGAGCTTGCCGCAGAATATGAGTTGCTGCGCAGCGGGAAACTGCCGACAGGCTGGAAAGACAACCTGCCGGTTTTTAAACCCAGCGACGGTGAGATGGCCACGCGCAAAGCCTCCGGCAAACTGCTGAACGCCATCGCCGCGAAACTGCCTAACCTGCTGGGTGGCTCGGCTGATCTCTCGCCTTCCACCGGCACCGAACTAAAGGGCTACGATTCCTTTTCGGCGGAAAACCCAGGCGGCAGAAATTTCCACTTCGGCATTCGTGAGCACGCCATGGGTGCCGTGCTGAACGGCATGGCCATCACCAAAGGCCTGTTTGCCTACGGTGCCACCTTTCTCATTTTCTCAGAGTACATGCGGCCCCCGATACGGATGGCCGCCATCATGAAAATTAAGCCGATCTTCATTTACACCCACGACAGCATTGGCCTGGGAGAAGACGGTACCACGCACCAGCCCGTGGAGCAGCTGATATCGTTGCGCTCCATCCCGAACCTGATCGTGCTGCGGCCGGCCGATGCGAACGAGACGGTGCAGGCATGGCGCGTGGCGCTGGAGCATGCCGACGGTCCGGTAGCCCTGGTGCTCACCCGGCAGGAGTTGCCCGTGCTGGACCAGGAGAAGTACACGCCAGCCACCGAACTGGAGCGCGGAGCCTACATTCTCTCAGATGCCGCTGAACCGCAATTGCTCCTGATCGCCACCGGTTCGGAAGTGAGCCTGGTGCTGCAGGCACAGGAAAAGCTGCAGCAGGAAGGCATTGCCGCCCGCGTTATCAGCATGCCCTCGTGGGAGCTGTTTGAGAAGCAGGACGCTGCCTACAAAGAAAAAGTATTTCCTGAAAACCTGCGCAAGCGGCTGGCCGTGGAAGCGGGATCCACCTTGGGCTGGCACAAGTATGTCACAGACGAAGGCAGCATTATCGGCATGACCACCTTCGGCGAATCGGCACCGGCTGAGGAACTTTTTGAGCTCTACGGCTTCACAGTAGACAATGTGGTGAAACAGGCGAAGGCACTGCTTTCCTAACTTCAGGGCAGAAATTGTTCAGGTGAAACGGGAACAGGCAAGTATAAGAGCACAAAGAATTAAAAATGAAAATAGGCATTGCAGCAGATCACGGCGGGTACGCATTAAAGGAAGCAGTACGTCCCTTACTTGAGGAAGCAGGGCACGAGGTGACAGACTATGGCGCCAGAAGTCTTGACGATAAAGATGACTATCCAGATTATGTGATACCGCTGGCAGAAGCAGTTGCCGGAAAGCGGGTTGATCGGGGAATAGCCATCTGCGGAAGCGGCGTGGGGGCATCCATCGCCGCGAATAAAGTGCCCGGTTTGCGGGCTGCGCTGGTGCACGATCATTTCTCGGCACACCAGGGGGTAGAGGATGACGACATGAACATGCTGTGCCTCGGTGGCCGCGTGGTCGGAAACAGCGTGGCTGAAGAACTGATCTTTACCTATTTAGAAGCGAAGTTTACCGGCGAAGAGCGCCATGAGCGAAGGCTAAACAAAGTAAAACACCTAGAAGACAAGTATAAAGGATAAACTATGGAAAAGAACAATGTAAAGCGCATCCACGATTTTGACCAGAGCATCTGGCTCGATTTTATCGACCGCAAGATTATGGATACCGGTGAACTGCAAAAGCTGATAGATGAGGACGGCGTGCGGGGCGTAACTTCCAACCCGGCCATTTTCGAAAAAGCCATCAGCAGCAGCTCTGATTACGATGCCGACATAAAGGAACTAAGCCAGCAGGATCTGAGCAACGAGGATCTGTTCTATAAACTGGCGGTGCGGGACATTAAACGTGCGGCAGATCTTTTTAAGCCGGTGTATGAAGAGGAGGTAAAGGGAGCGGACGGCTACATCAGTCTCGAAGTATCGCCCTACCTTGCCCGTGATACCGAAGGAACCATCCGGCAGGCGCGCGAACTGTGGGAGGCGGTGGACCGCGAAAATGTTATGATTAAGATACCCGGCACGGCAGAAGGCCTGCCCGCCATCCGGACCTGCATCAGCGAAGGCATCAACATCAATGTTACCTTACTTTTCAGCCTCGACCGCTACGAAACAGTGGCCAACGCTTATATTTCGGGCCTGGAGGATCGCCTCGAGAAAAATCAACCCATAGACCACATTGCCTCTGTTGCCAGCTTTTTCCTGAGTCGCATTGATGTGATGGTGGATCCGGTGCTGAAGGAGAATGGCTTGAACGAGCTTTACGGCGAAGTGGCGATTGCCTCGGCAAAAAAAGCCTACGAGATCTACAAGCGTGTATTCAGCAGCGAGCGCTTTAAAAAGCTGGAAGCCAAGGGAGCCAGGCCACAGCGCCTGCTGTGGGCCAGTACCAGCAGCAAGAACCCTGATTTCTCCGACACCAAGTATGTGGAGGCGCTGATCGGGCCAAACACGGTAAACACTATTCCGATGGACACGCTGGAGGCGTTCCGGGATCATGGCCAGGCATCGAACACCCTTGAAAATGATCTGGACAAAGCCACGCGTACCCTGGAGCAGTTAAAGGAAGCTGGCATCGATCTGGAGGATATAACGCAGCGATTGGAAGAAGAAGGAATTGAGAAGTTTAACCAGCCGTATGGGAAACTGCTGGATGCCATCGCGGAGCAAAAGAAGAAAGCGCTCGCCTCCAACAATTCGTGATGGCGTTAAGTACCGCGCCCCTTTATATTCCCGAAGTATGGAGACAGCTTCTGCTGTAGCCATACTTGTATCTTTCCATCGTACCAAAAAAGTATAAGATGAACCCCGAACAAAGCAGCAACACAGGTAACGTTTTCGGCATGATTGGCCTTGGCACCATGGGCCGCAGTTTATTGCTCAACATAGCAGACAGCGGCTTTCCCGTGGCGGGCTACGACAGAAATGCAGAGCAGGTAGATTTTCTGGCGCGGGAAGGTGAGGCTTTCCCCGTTCAGGCCTTTGCCTCGCTTCCTGAATTCGTTTCCAGCCTCAAAACGCCCCGCGCCATTATGATGCTGGTGCCGGCAGGCCCGATTGTGGACAATGTGATCGCCGAAATTCTGCCCTTGCTCGAGAAGGGAGATATTCTGATAGACGGAGGTAATTCACACTTCTCGGATACCACACGTCGAGATGCCGCCCTGAAAGAAGAGGGGTTGCACTTCTTCGGGATGGGTATTTCCGGTGGGGAGGAAGGTGCGCGAAGAGGCCCGAGCATGATGCCTGGCGGTGACACGGAGGCATACCAGGTTATGAAACCTATACTGGAAGCGGTGGCGGCTAAAGTGAATGGAGAGCCCTGTGTAACCTACATCGGACCGGGAGCGGCCGGCCATTTTGTGAAGATGGTGCACAACGGCATTGAGTATGGCATGATGCAGTTGATTGCCGAATCCTACGAAATCATGCGCAAAGGCCTGCAGCTCAAAAATGAAGAGATACACCAGGTGTTTGCGCGCTGGAACAATGGGCGACTGCAATCCTACTTGCTGGAGATAACGCGGGATATATTCACTTACAAAGCCCCCGGCACAGAGCATTTCCACATCGATGATCTGCTTGATATTGCCCGCTCGAAAGGCACCGGCAAATGGACCGCACAGGTGGCCATGGAACTGGAAATACCCGTGCCGACCATAGACATAGCCGTGGCCATGCGCGACCTCTCCAAGTATAAAAAAGTGCGGGTGGAGGCGGATGAACGGTATGCAGCCGATCACCCTAACGCAATTAAAACGGGCAACCGCGAGGAACTGCTGACGCAGCTGGAGCAGGCCTTTTACTTCAGCATGATTGCCACCTACGCCCAAGGCATGCACCTGCTGGCCAAAGCCTCTGTCGATTATGGCTATGAGCTGCAACTGGACCAGATTGCGAAGATTTGGCGGGGCGGGTGTATTATTCGCGCTGCCTTTCTGGAGGATATTTACACGGCGTACCAGCAAAACCCCAAGTTGGCGCACTTGCTGCTCGACCCTCAGGTATTAGCGCTGATGAATGAGACTGCTCCCGGCATGCGGGCGGTGGTGGCGACGGCTGCTTTGTCTGGTGTTGCCACGCCTGCTTTCGCCACCACGCTGGGCTATTTCGACAACTTCCGCAACGGCACCATGCCTTCAAACCTCATTCAGGCGCAGCGCGATTTCTTTGGGGCCCACACCTACGAGGTAATCGGCAAGGAGGGGATCTTTGTGCACACCGACTGGCTGCCAGACGCCCTGGATTAAAGTATACATAGCGCACCGGCAGTACCTGTGCGCTATATATACTTGTTCACTCATACTTCTACTCAAGGCTGAGCTACTTTATCTGCTCCTTCAGCCGTATTCCCATAAAGAAAGATGCATTCAACTAAAACAAAGCAAAAGGCGCAACCAACCATATTTGTCATCTTCGGCGGCACCGGCGATTTGAACAGCCGTAAGCTTGCTCCGGCTATTTATAACCTGTTCCTGGAGAAGTCACTGCCGGCGGATTTTGCCGTTATTGGCACGGGCCGCACCAAACTGTCTGACGAGGAATTCAGAAAAAGTCTGTACGAAGGAATAAACGAGTTTTCGCGCAGGGGAAAGACAGACAAAAAGGATTGGGAGCAGTTTTGCGGGCACATCCATTACCAGATTGCCGACCTGCTGAAGGAAAGCAGCTATGCGGAGCTGAAGAAAAACATTGAGCAGCTTCAAGCGGAGTGGGCCCAGGAAGCGCAGGTGATTTACTACCTGGCGGTTGCGCCGAACTTTTTCCCCGTTATTGCCAGGAACATTGCGCAGCACCAACTGGCCGAAAACTCTGACAATTCCCGCATCGTCATCGAAAAACCTTTCGGGCATGATCTGGAGTCGGCGAGGGAGCTGAATGCCTTGCTTGGGGAGCTGTTCGAGGAGAAGCAGATTTACCGCATCGACCACTACCTCGGCAAAGAGACGGTGCAGAACATCATGGCTTTCCGCTTTGCCAACTCTATGTTTGAGCCGCTCTGGAACCGCAATTACATTGAGCACGTGCAGATATCCGTGACTGAGCGCCTGGGGGTAGGCGACCGCGGCGGGTATTACGAAGGCTCTGGTGCCTTGCGCGATATGGTACAGAACCACCTGCTGCAGTTGCTTTGCCTGGTGGCCATGGAAACCCCAACCAACTTTGGGGCCGAAGAAATCCGCAACCGGAAAGTGGATGTACTGCATGCCATGCGCCGTTTTTCGGCAGAGGAAGTACGCATGAACACTGTGCGCGGGCAGTACGGGCAGGGCTGGATAGAGGGAAAGGAAGTGCCCGGCTACCGGGATGAAACCGGGGTGGACCCGGAGTCAAATACCGAAACCTTTGCCGCGGTAAAATTCTTTATAGACAACTGGCGCTGGCAGGGTATTCCGTTTTACGTGCGCACCGGCAAGCGCCTGCACCAGACGGCTTCCACCATCACCATCCAGTTTAAGGATGTGCCTCACTTTATTTTTCCGCCCGAAACTACGGAGACCTGGCAGCAGAACCGACTCATCATCAGCATTCAACCAGAGATGAGCATCCGGATGCAGTTGCAGGCAAAACGGCCGGGGCTGGAGATGGTGCTGAACACGGTAGATATGGTGTTTGATTACAAAGGCACTTACACGGTGGAAGCACCGGAGGCCTACGAAACGCTGCTGCTCGATACAATGGACGGTGACCAAACACTCTTTATGCGGGCCGACCAGGTGGAGGCTGCGTGGGATTTACTTATGCCCATCCTGCACGCCTGGGAGTCGAAACGCAGCCTAAGCTTTCCGAATTATTCCGCAGATTCCTGGGGGCCTGAAGTAGCCGAGGCGCTGATTGCCCGCGACGGTTTCCATTGGTTTACGCTTCCGGTTAACAACAAGAAATAGAGTCACAAGTATGGTACATGTAGTTGAGGAACCCACAGCATTACTACGGGAGTTGGCTTCTTTCTTTGTTACAAAAGCTAACGAAGCCATCGCAGCGCATGGTGATTTTAATGTAGCCTTATCGGGGGGCAACTCGCCGAAAAAGCTCTATGAATTGCTGGCCTCTGCTGAGCTCAGCAGTCAGGTAGCGTGGGACAAGGTAAACTTTTTCTTCGGCGATGAGCGGCTTTTGCCAGCCGATAGTCCGGATAGCAATGCACTGATGGTACGCAAAGCCTTGTTCGAGCCGCTGCAGATTCCAGAAAATCAAATATTCCAGGTGAACACCACCTTGCCACCGGCGCAGGCCGCCCAAGACTACGCGGAACGTATACAGGCGCAGTTCAGCAGTGCCGATGCAGTTTTTGACCTGGTGCTGTTAGGCTTGGGAGATGATGCGCACACCGCCTCGCTTTTTCCCGGTACTTCTGTGCTGGAGGAGCAGGCGGCAGGTGTAAAGGAAGTATACCTGGAGCAAAAACAAGTGTACCGCATCACCCTCACGGCCCCGCTGATAAACAAAGCAAAAGCCATTGCCTTTCTGGTGTACGGTGCTTCCAAAGCCACTGCTGTGCAGCAGGTGCTGGAAGGGGAGAAGGACACCCATACTTACCCGGCACAACTGATAAAGGGAAACGTACATTGGTTTCTGGACAAGGAGGCTGCCTCATTGTTAAAGAAGTAGTACAAGCAGAAAGATCGGTTTTATACTTGTACAAGTTAACTGGCGCGGATCTTTAGATGCATGACCTGAAATGAACGGGAAGTCTCTGCCTTCACTAGCTTTAAGGAACCAGATGACTAAACAGGCAAAGTATCTTAAGGTATACATTTGCCTAAGCAGCCTTGCTACATACACCAATAGACGCCACCGCTAGGTAAGTATAAATAAATGATTCAACCCAATATTTATATGATTGAACGCCAGGTGTTCCGCATGCCCAAAGCCGGCTCCATTAATGATCTGACACAAGAACGAGAGGATCTTGAGGCGCCCGGACCTGATGAAGTATGCGTGCAGGTGCAGGCTATCGGACTGAACTTTGCAGATATCTTTGCTATGCAGGGGTTGTACAGCGCCACTCCAAAAGGCGCCTTTATACCAGGCCTTGAATTTTCAGGAGTTATAATCGCCGTAGGAGATGCGGTGGCAGAAGTGAAGGTGGGCGACAGGGTGATGGGCGTCACGAAGTTCGGAGGCTATGTATCGCACCTCAACATCAACCACCGCTACGTTATTCCGCTGCCGGACCGCTGGAGCTTTGAGGAAGGGGCCGGGTTCCTGGTACAGGGGCTCACCGCCTATTATGCCCTCACCACCTTAGGCAATTTGCAGCAAGGCATGACGGTGCTGATCCACAGTGCGGCAGGAGGCGTCGGGCTGCTGGCCAACCGTATCTGCAAAAAGTATAATGCCTATACCATCGGCACCGTTGGCAGACCGGAAAAAGTAGCGTTTCTGCACCAGGAAGAGGCGTACGACGCGGTAATTCTCCGCGACAGCGGATTTGCTGATAAGCTGCAAGCGGCACTGGCAGATCGGCCGCTTCACCTGATCATGGAATGCATTGGTGGCAGGGTGCTGGCGCAAGGGTGGAAAGCCCTGGCACCGATGGGCCGGATGGTGGTATATGGCAATGCCAGTTTTGCCAGCCACGGGGCAAGGCCAAACTACCCGCGGCTCCTCTGGCAGTTCCTCCGGCGTCCTAAAATTGATCCGCTGCGCCTGCCCACCGAGAACAAGTCTTTGATGGGCTTTAACCTGATCTACCTATACGAACAGACGGATATGATGCACCAGTTGCTCGGCGAGCTACAGGCACTGCAGCTTAGGCCGCAGCATGTGGGGCAGGTTTTCCCTTTCGAGGCCATGCCTGAAGCCATACGGCTTTTCCAACGTGGCAAAACAGTAGGCAAGGTGGTGGTGCAGACACGTACTTCTGAATAAGAAGGGAATACAAGGTGGAACGAGCTAGCATATCAATAGTATGCCCTATTTCAAAAAGCGCTATTC
Above is a window of Pontibacter akesuensis DNA encoding:
- a CDS encoding ROK family protein encodes the protein MKEKIGELSILSIDIGGSSIKGTVLSQTGDLLTGYIKTPTPTPASPEKVQAAIVHLVKDFPPFDRVSVGFPGYVREGTVTTAPNLGTASWHGVNLSQELGEKLQSPVRVVNDADLQGLGVVQGKGFEIVITLGTGFGTALLHNGFLLPHLELAHHPVTKNKDYDQYIGDKALDKIGVERWNERMKRVLHILLTVFNYDHLYISGGNARLLNFPLDDNITIVSNKEGIEGGAMLWKDEFIVAST
- a CDS encoding serine acetyltransferase, which encodes MLSYLFQDWNANKGNIKGQLVLLLFRLGHPASKNKFFRILWLPYLVFYKIVVEWFMCIELPHWTTVGKNFYLGHGHALVVNGCAVIGDNCFFRHSTTVGNIRKEDGSYSDSPIIGNNVEVGSNVCIIGGIHIGNNVRIGAGSVVVKDIPDNSIAVGNPARVIKTLNPVKQELPHTSDMVAS
- a CDS encoding RpiB/LacA/LacB family sugar-phosphate isomerase encodes the protein MKIGIAADHGGYALKEAVRPLLEEAGHEVTDYGARSLDDKDDYPDYVIPLAEAVAGKRVDRGIAICGSGVGASIAANKVPGLRAALVHDHFSAHQGVEDDDMNMLCLGGRVVGNSVAEELIFTYLEAKFTGEERHERRLNKVKHLEDKYKG
- a CDS encoding right-handed parallel beta-helix repeat-containing protein; this translates as MKALSRISFRFLKRFFLLVMMGMGVPSAMAETYYISPQGNDGANSGTSLEQPWQTITKVNATRFAPGDTILFKGGATFQGSIQFLPGAGGTADKPIVLSSYGTGKAIISSGTLPGLKVYNAAGFKVVNLIFEGSGQWKDAQSHGIDFYMDLPNNTRLDFIAIDSVEVSGYRLTGISVGSWKGASGYDNISITNSSVHDNGDAGIATYAEATLGHRNLYVGYNKVYNNSGLPEKTDLHSGNGILVGGVDGAVVEFCEAYNNGWLNAWTTGGPVGIWGYHCNNLVIQYNESHHNKTGTTKDGGGFDIDGGCTDCTMQYNYSHDNEGAGYLVAQYVNAPPMKGVTIRYNISENDGRSNGYGAIHLWSSGANGGIQDLHIYNNTVYLSPAESGDPKALYVQEGGKTVAYIRNNIFQTTGGLEVVQAQQTSDLRLEGNNYWAGEGNLKINWNGSTYTSLTDWRAATGQEMLPDSAVGLTVAPLLKKPGQGIILADPRKLHTLTGYELQDTSWLIGKGLDLQKLYSIAVGPVDFFGNDLTSRKAFSIGAHQPEVVPLPVTFVSFRVYRKGNRVELAWETATEQNNKGFEVEVSEDGQQFRPIGFVPSKSPDSQVRQAYNFTHANPGKKGTRYYRLKQLDLDDTTAYSTVCVVEVRAEGNGMIIYPNPFEQDFLLQIYSDENQKLHLALSGMKGRKLLEQTLQLQEGNNFIRIAPANLKEGTLFLLSATFGGETHQVKMFKR
- the tkt gene encoding transketolase, which produces MRTENQTLEQEGINTVRVLTADAVQKANSGHPGMPMGAAPMAHVLWTEAMHYNPQNPDWANRDRFILSAGHGSLLQYCFLYLTGYNLSLDDLKDFRQLHSKTPGHPESGITPGIEITTGPLGQGFANGVGFAIAQRHLAARYNKPDFTLFDYKIYAICSDGDLMEGVTAEAASLAGHLQLGNLIYLYDDNNISIEGSTGLAFSEDVGKRFEAYQWHVQVVEDGNNLEALAQAIQQAQEETQRPSLIKVRTQIGFGSPNKVDKASAHGSPLGEDEVKLVKENLGFDPSKSFEVSEEVLQYYREIGAKGTAKEQEWNELYQAYKQQYPELAAEYELLRSGKLPTGWKDNLPVFKPSDGEMATRKASGKLLNAIAAKLPNLLGGSADLSPSTGTELKGYDSFSAENPGGRNFHFGIREHAMGAVLNGMAITKGLFAYGATFLIFSEYMRPPIRMAAIMKIKPIFIYTHDSIGLGEDGTTHQPVEQLISLRSIPNLIVLRPADANETVQAWRVALEHADGPVALVLTRQELPVLDQEKYTPATELERGAYILSDAAEPQLLLIATGSEVSLVLQAQEKLQQEGIAARVISMPSWELFEKQDAAYKEKVFPENLRKRLAVEAGSTLGWHKYVTDEGSIIGMTTFGESAPAEELFELYGFTVDNVVKQAKALLS
- the tal gene encoding transaldolase — protein: MEKNNVKRIHDFDQSIWLDFIDRKIMDTGELQKLIDEDGVRGVTSNPAIFEKAISSSSDYDADIKELSQQDLSNEDLFYKLAVRDIKRAADLFKPVYEEEVKGADGYISLEVSPYLARDTEGTIRQARELWEAVDRENVMIKIPGTAEGLPAIRTCISEGININVTLLFSLDRYETVANAYISGLEDRLEKNQPIDHIASVASFFLSRIDVMVDPVLKENGLNELYGEVAIASAKKAYEIYKRVFSSERFKKLEAKGARPQRLLWASTSSKNPDFSDTKYVEALIGPNTVNTIPMDTLEAFRDHGQASNTLENDLDKATRTLEQLKEAGIDLEDITQRLEEEGIEKFNQPYGKLLDAIAEQKKKALASNNS